Proteins encoded in a region of the Panicum hallii strain FIL2 chromosome 3, PHallii_v3.1, whole genome shotgun sequence genome:
- the LOC112884801 gene encoding pectin acetylesterase 5-like — protein sequence MPPSSPPSSASAPASHHLRLWLRRRGRAGAAGATFAVALLAAALLLTLSYYASAPLASDDSATGRSPALVGLTLVRRAQEKGALCLDGSAPGYHLQRGSGTGSQSWLIHLEGGGWCRNLKSCASRQRSILGSSRYMERQVEFTGILRDDKSQNPDFYNWNKVKIRYCDGASFSGNVKDELQNGTRFFFRGQRIWEAVMNELVFKGLRNAKQAFLTGCSAGGLATYIHCDAFRALLPKDSRVKCLADGAFFLNVEDISGKRTMQSFYSDVVRLQGLRERFSHCNSNMEPGKCFFPREFVKHIANPVFILNPAYDAWQVQHALAPEASDPQHSWLDCRLDIAKCSSEQLEILQGFRKELHDAIREVKQKRDWGFYINSCFVHCQSLNSFTWHSPTSPRVNNKSIAEAVGDWFFDRREVKEIDCEYPCNPTCHNLVFAKPFKI from the exons atgccgccgtcgtcgccgccgtcctccgCGTCGGCCCCGGCCTCGCACCACCTGCGCCTCTGgttgcgccgccgcggccgggccGGCGCAGCCGGGGCCACCTTCGCCGTCGCGCTCCTCGCGGCCGCGCTGCTGCTCACGCTCTCTTACTACGCCTCCGCGCCCCTCGCGTCGGACGACTCCGCGACCGGACGCAGCCCCGCCCTCGTCGGTCTCACACTCGTACGCCGAGCTCAGGAGAAGGGCGCGC TCTGCTTGGATGGGAGCGCGCCAGGGTACCATCTGCAGAGAGGGTCTGGGACAGGATCGCAGAGCTGGCTAATCCACTTGGAG GGTGGAGGCTGGTGCCGTAATCTTAAGTCATGTGCGTCACGTCAGAGATCAATTTTGGGCTCATCCCGGTACATGGAACGCCAGGTTGAGTTTACCGGAATCTTGCGCGATGATAAATCCCAAAATCCTG ATTTTTACAACTGGAATAAAGTGAAGATAAGGTATTGCGATGGGGCATCATTTTCTGGGAATGTCAAAGATGAGTTGCAG AATGGCACAAGATTCTTCTTCAGAGGCCAGCGTATCTGGGAGGCAGTTATGAACGAACTTGTATTCAAGGGGCTCAGAAATGCTAAACAG GCTTTCCTAACAGGATGCTCTGCTGGTGGGCTAGCCACCTACATTCACTGTGATGCTTTTCGTGCGCTGCTACCAAAGGATTCTAGGGTTAAATGTCTTGCAGACGGCGCCTTTTTCCTCAATGT AGAAGACATTTCTGGGAAAAGAACAATGCAGTCTTTTTACAGTGATGTTGTCCGCCTTCAG GGTCTAAGGGAAAGGTTTTCGCACTGTAACTCGAACATGGAGCCAGGCAAG TGTTTCTTTCCACGTGAATTTGTAAAACATATTGCCAACCCAGTATTCATTCTTAATCCAGCGTATGATGCTTGGCAG GTACAACATGCCTTAGCTCCGGAAGCATCTGACCCTCAGCATTCATGGCTGGACTGCAGACTGGATATTGCCAAGTGCAGCTCTGAGCAACTTGAGATTCTCCAAG GTTTCAGGAAAGAACTGCATGACGCCATAAGAGAAGTCAAGCAGAAAAGGGACTGGGGTTTTTATATCAACTCCTGCTTTGTTCATTGTCAATCGTTGAACTCGTTCACCTGGCACTCTCCAACTTCCCCCAGAGTGAACAATAAG AGCATTGCAGAAGCGGTTGGAGACTGGTTCTTCGACAGGAGAGAGGTTAAGGAAATAGATTGTGAATATCCCTGCAACCCGACATGCCACAACTTGGTTTTCGCTAAGCCTTTCAAGATTTGA
- the LOC112883802 gene encoding metallothionein-like protein 2C produces the protein MRLPRHAAGAIYTPPLALAIPHHKRSRAQEAPHLLQHQLLLVINKISMSCCGGNCGCGSGCKCSGGCNGCKMFPDVEAASTTTTMVIAAASSKASSGGFEAATESGGCDCNTCKCGTSCGCSCCSCN, from the exons ATGCGTCTCCCCCGCCACGCCGCCGGGGCTATTTATACCCCTCCGCTCGCCCTCGCCATTCCTCATCACAAGCGAAGCAGAGCACAAGAAGCACCGCACCTTCTTCAGCACCAGCTCCTGCTCGTGATCAACAAGATCAGCATGTCTTGCTGCGGAGGCAACTGCGGGTGCGGCTCCGGCTGCAAGTGCAGCGGCGGATGCAACGG CTGCAAGATGTTCCCTGACGTGGAGGctgcctccaccaccaccaccatggTCATCGCCGCCGCCAGCAGCAAGGC GAGCTCCGGCGGGTTCGAGGCGGCCACCGAGAGCGGCGGCTGCGACTGCAACACCTGCAAGTGCGGCACCAGCTGCGGCtgctcctgctgcagctgcaaCTGA
- the LOC112887705 gene encoding putative protein phosphatase 2C 46, giving the protein MGNRVARLAAPCFAPAHGARGHRADGWGAADVHTNGALDDGSSSIGHILSFDGREGPVFAGAIHGVLLPSNQSTLGCAAGGSVLNDQMSFSGSSSFDSSNSFSFRTLQPRQYSGPLEYSTSPSTSATTSGVSVARQAPRTDEQILADLYATRHRRQCLQQQASKTSPLLGGLRRAVASVLRAGPCVSPGRNQDSGEHAVAAGNNGAATGDGAARVQWARGKAGEDRVHVVMSEEHGWMFVGIYDGFNGPDATDYLVANLYAAVCRELNGVLAEDVDPADRPDWKPPPRCNGHRTARSHEQEVLDAMARALESTEAAFFAEAEARAAECPELAMMGSCVLVVLMKGADVYVMNVGDSRAVLAQRVEPDLAGVNEEINRQLDACEMEELAALQLTKDHSTSVYKEARRIRSEHLDDPACIVNDRVKGSLKVTRAFGAGYLKEPRWNEALLEVFRVNYVGTSPYITCRPYLQHHRRGSRDKFMILSSDGLYDYFTNEEVVAQVEAFTARYPDEDPAKYLSHEILLRAANQAGMGFHELLEVQQGDRRRYHDDVSIIIISLEGKIGHRSVNFVTTDHDIVMVE; this is encoded by the exons ATGGGCAACCGCGTGGCGAGGCTGGCGGCGCCGTGCTTCGCGCCGGCCCACGGCGCGCGCGGCCACCGCGCCGACGGCTGGGGGGCGGCGGACGTGCACACCAACGGGGCGCTCGATGATGGCAGCAGCagcatcggccacattctcagCTTCGATGGCCGCGAGGGCCCGGTGTTCGCTGGCGCCATCCACGGCGTCTTGCTGCCGTCGAATCAATCCACGTTGGGctgcgcggcgggcggctccgtTCTCAACGATCAGATGTCGTTCTCCGGCTCCTCGTCCTTCGACAGCTCCAACTCGTTCTCGTTCCGGACGCTCCAGCCGCGACAGTACTCGGGGCCGCTGGAGTACAGCACGTCGCCGTCGACGTCCGCGACGACCTCCGGCGTGTCCGTGGCGCGGCAGGCCCCGCGCACCGACGAGCAGATCCTCGCCGACCTCTACGCGACGCGGCACCGGCGCCAGTGCCTGCAGCAGCAGGCGTCCAAGACGAGCCCGCTGCTCGGCGGCCTCCGCAGGGCCGTGGCGTCGGTGCTGCGTGCGGGCCCCTGCGTGTCCCCCGGCAGGAACCAGGACAGCGGCGAGCACGCCGTGGCGGCCGGCAACAACGGC GCCGCGacgggcgacggcgcggcgagggTGCAGTGGGCGCGCGGGAAGGCCGGGGAGGACAGGGTGCACGTCGTCATGTCGGAGGAGCACGGATGGATGTTCGTCGGCATCTACGACGGCTTCAACGGCCCCGACGCCACCGACTACCTCGTCGCCAACCTGTACGCCGCCGTGTGCCGCGAGCTCAACGGCGTGCTCGCGGAGGACGTCGACCCTGCCGATCGTCCCGACtggaagccgccgccgcggtgCAACGGCCACCGCACGGCGCGGAGCCACGAGCAGGAGGTGCTCGACGCGATGGCGCGCGCCCTGGAGAGCACAGAGGCGGCGTTcttcgcggaggcggaggcgcgcgcggcggagtGCCCGGAGCTGGCGATGATGGGGTCGTGCGTGCTGGTGGTGCTGATGAAGGGCGCCGACGTGTACGTGATGAACGTCGGGGACAGCCGCGCCGTGCTGGCTCAGCGGGTAGAGCCCGACCTCGCCGGCGTCAACGAGGAGATCAATCGGCAGCTCGACGCGTGCGAGATGGAGGAGCTCGCCGCGCTGCAGCTCACCAAGGACCACAGCACCAGCGTCTACAAG GAGGCGAGACGGATCAGGAGCGAGCACCTGGATGATCCTGCCTGCATTGTGAATGACAGGGTGAAGGGTTCTCTGAAGGTTACAAGAGCCTTCGGAGCTGGCTACCTAAAAGAG CCCAGGTGGAACGAGGCCCTCCTGGAGGTTTTCCGGGTGAATTACGTCGGGACGTCGCCGTACATCACCTGCCGGCCCTACCTCCAGCACCACCGGCGGGGTTCGCGGGACAAGTTCATGATCCTCTCCTCCGACGGACTCTACGACTACTTCACCaacgaggaggtggtggcgcagGTGGAGGCCTTCACCGCCAGGTACCCCGACGAGGACCCCGCCAAGTACCTCAGCCACGAgatcctcctccgcgccgccaaCCAAGCCG GGATGGGGTTCCATGAGTTGCTCGAGGTTCAGCAAGGCGACCGAAGGAGATACCACGACGACGtctccatcatcatcatctcgTTGGAGGGGAAGATAGGTCATAGGTCTGTGAACTTTGTCACTACTGATCATGACATTGTAATGGTAGAATGA